TATCCTAATGTAGAAGTAGCACAGATAGTTCACATGTGTGGAAATTTTGATCACACAAATAGCATTACTATTAAGGAGGCATACCTCAGTAACATGTTTGCGTAATCATGATATTTTTTTATCTTTCTCCATCGTTGAGAAAAATAGCCTGAGTGACGGATGTGTAATAAACACATTTATGCTGTCGCCTGGGTACTGCCTACAGCTTCATGAATATTGAAATGGCAGTTTCTTTCAAATAATTAGCAACATACTGGTAAATTCTCTTGAAGAATATGGAGTCCTGGTTACTGCATAGGACTTCTACTCAAACGAGTAACAGATATCTCTCGATGCACCAATTTCTGGTAGACAGATCATTATAGCATGGagcatttacaacaaaaaattgcAATTGTGTGTTCATATATTTTATTTAGTACGCAACTTCTTTGAACATGAAGCTGTGAAAACGGATTTGTCATATTTTTTGTGACCTTTCTGTAGCACACGCGAAAAATATTCATAACACACTTTTGGTCCCCTTTGAACATGTTTGAGTCTACAGACCTCAACAATACTTTGAGTGGTCTCTACGTAATGTGTATTATTGCATGCTTCTAAAGATGATAGACCGCAGTAAAAGGTTCCCAGCAAATATCACATCTGTGTAGCCTTTTTTTCAGTGTATAGTGATAGCTGTTTCTTGAGGTTACTCGAGTTTGTATACAATTTGCCACAAATACTACATTTGTGTGGTCATCTACCGGTGTGTACTAATTATTTCCTTGAGATTACCAGAGTAAGAAAAATATTTACCGCAAGTATCATATTTGTAGGGGCTCATTCCCGCgtgtattaatttctgtgtttttagATGACCCAGTTCTGAAAACAATTTGCCACCAACATTGACTTTGTGTGGTCCCCGTTCAGTGTGTATTAATTCGTGTTTCTTGAGACTGCCCCATTGAGGAAACGATTAACCACAAACACTACATTTATAGGGTCTCTTTCCAATGTGTGTCAACAAATGCCTCTTGAGATTGCCCAActgagtaaacgattttccacacACGTCGCATTCGTGGGGTCTGTTTCCAGTGTGTATTACCGCGTGGGTCTTGAGATGGCTCGACAGAGtgaacgattttccacaaacaccgCATTCGTGGGGTCTCTTTCCTGTGTGTACTAATTCGTGTGCCTTGAGATTGCCCGAACGAATAAACGATTTTCCACAAGCAGTACATTTGTAGGGTCTCTGACCGGTGTGTATTAATCCGTGCCTCTTGAGACGTCTCCAGTCAGTAAAAGATTTTCCACAAACATCGCACTCGTGGGGTCTCTTTCTTCCGTGTATTAATTCATGTGCCTTGAGATTGCCCGActgagtaaacgattttccacaaacaccgCATTCATGGGGTCTCTTTCCTGTATGTATTAATTCGTGTGTCTTGAGAGTGCTCGActgagtaaacgattttccacaaacacgGCATTCGTGGGGTCTCTTTCCCGTGTGTATTAATTCATGTACCTTGAGATTGCCCGAACGAGTAAACAATTTACCAGAAACATCACATTTGTGATGTCTCTTTGCACTTAGCACAGTGTGGACATTAACATGATCACTTGTACACGAAATTCCATAGTCATCACATCCGAGTTTCTCTGCAACTTGTGTCACAGTATGTGTATTGCATATGTCACTAAAGGATTTTCTTAAAGTTTTCCTGGTTTCCTTGGATGAAGATTGCTTCTCAGTCTGTTCCACGATTTCTTCTCGTACACTTTCTAAAGAGATCTTGTTTTCATGGTCATCACTGCATTGAAGTTTCTCACTGTTGGCAGCTGATAATGCTTGGTCACCCTCACTCATTCTCAAATGTTCTTTCAAGCTGTCATCAGTGGGCAATACCTCACCACATGACTTGCACACATATGCAGGTGCCTGCACACCATCAATGTGGATGAAGATATgcattatgagtctgtattttgaaGGGAAGCTCTGTAGGCAGAAACTACAGTTAAACTTATGGAATTCCTTTTCCCTGATGCTACAACTTAAACTCGTGCAACATAAGCTGTCTTCTTGTGAAGTCCGTAACGTGGTATAGTTATGAGACATACTGACATCTGTTGACATCTCTGTATCTATCTCCAGATCGTCATCGACTAGTCCTTGATGTAATGCTTCTTGATACGAAACGTTACAGCTGTCACCAGCACATTGAATGAAACTGAGGAAGGAGAAAAGAGGTGTGAAATGTTGATTTACACGATACAAAACACAGTATTTCACCATCCACAAAATCAGGGACTATAAACCGAAAGATAAAAATGTATGGGTGTCACAGATAACTTAGTCAGTACATGTAAGTGATttaaaattatcatgacattctgcCAGAGCGATAGAATTTTTATAAGGCAAATTATCACGGGAAATTCAATAACGACAAGTCTCATTCAGTGCTGACTGGGTTTCCTAATTTTTTAGTAGGTACTGTTATTTAAAAGTcttgtaatatttttaaaatactgttcaacaatcttttagaccaaattattacttttattagaTATAATATCCTCCAGTTTTTGACATAACAGTTTCCACCCAAAGATAAAGGAAAAGCAAAGAGAAatcaatgattttaaaataaaaataagtcaCTCTCTCCAAgtggatttttctttgttttggagaAGGCTTTGAGACTAGAGGATAAATTCTTAAAAGCACTCATGATAAATTTATTTCACAAAGCAATGAAGCATGGCATTTTATTTGATTCCAAATGAATCCCCAACTACCACAAACATCACATTTATTATTGGCTAGGTAGTATGGCCATCAACCAGGTGGACAACACCTGTACAGGAACACATACATAAatttccagactgatgaacaaatgtgaaagacacacacaaattattccaACTTTAGAGTGTGTTGTTAGCAGCACAGCTTATGTGTAGCCCTTTCTAATTGACATATTGTCTGTCAGGGAGGATGCCAATGCAGTTACAGCCTCCCATTCGAAAGTATCTTCACAACTCCTGGTCGcctggagttccaaaacatcctcaACTGAATCACACACCCCTATCAATGGTGACATCAGCACAAATCATGTACAGTCCATCCTACCATAGTCTTCTGCGACCAAGTGATGGCAGCAGGTGCATGGTCTACCTGTGTGATCTCTGGGTCGAATCATTCCACCTGCAGCTACCCCATTCCATCACAATGGAACTGGACATCTCTGAGCTTCCCAATGAGGTCATTTGAGTGTGGATATGGCTGTGGGTGTGTAGGAGCATGCACATACTTGCATGCTATTATTCTATCCTGATTGCTGCTTTTGACTGTTTTGCTTTTTGATGGATATGTGGTTTCAAGTAACCAATGACAGTGAAACATTACAGTTTGCTTTcatcaaaaactgaaattttgctgcagtAGATGGCTGTGCAAAGTAACGTATTAAGAAATTTTTCTGTCATGAGTTCGCTCATAGAGGTTAGCCTCAAATGCTCTGAACAAAATAATCATGATCTCAGTTGTGCTGCAGATTGTTAATATCTGTTTTCTtggatatactgcagctcatctacactcctggaaatggaaagaagaacacattgacaccagtgtgtcagacccaccatacttgctccggacacagcgagagggctgtacaagcaatgatcacacgcacggcacagcggacacaccagataccgcggtgttggccgtcgaatggtgctagctgcgcagcatttgtgcaccgccgccgtcagtgtcagccagtttgccgtggcatatggagctccatcgcagtctttaacactggtagcatgccgcgacagcatggacgtgaaccgtatgtgcagtgacggactttgagcgacggcgtatagtgggcatgcgggaggccgggtggacgtaccgccgaattgctcaacacgtggggcgtgaggtctccacagtacatcgatgttgtcgccagtggtcggcggaaggtgcacgtgcccgtcaacctgggaccggactgcagcgacgcacggatgcatgccaagaccgtaggatcctacgcagtgccgtaggggaccgcaccgccacttcccagcaaattagggacactgttgttcctggggtatcggcgaggaccattcgcaaccgtctccatgaagctgggctacggtcccgcacaccgttaggctgtcttccgctcacgccccaacatcgtgcagcccgcctccagtggtgtcgcgacaggcgtgaatggagggacgaatggagacgtgtcgtcttcagcgatgagagtcgcttctgccttggtgccaatgatggtcgtatgcgtgtttggcgccgtgcaggtgagcgccacaatcaggactgcatacgaccgaggcacacagggccaacacccggcatcatggtgtggggagcgatctcctacactggccgtacaccactggtgatcgccgaaggggcactgaatagtgcacggtacatccaaaccgtcatcgaacccatcgttctaccattcctagaccggcaagggaacttgctgttccaacaggacaatgcacgtccgcatgtatcccgtgccagccaacgtgctctagatggtgtaagtcaactaccctggccagcaagatctccggatctgtcccccatggagcatgtttgggactggatgaagcgtcgtctcacgcggtctgcacgtccagcacgaacgctggtccaactgaggcgccaggtggaaatggcatggcaagccattccacaggactacatccagcatctctacgatcgtctccatgggagaatagcagcctgtattgctgcgaaaggtggatatacactgtactagtgccgacattgtgcatgctctgttgcctgtgtctatgtgcctgtggttctgtcagtgtgatcatgtgatgtatctgaccccaggaatgtgtcaataaagtttccccttcctgggacaatgaattcacggtgttcttatttcaatatccaggagtgtagttgtggtaAGGTtatgacatgagtttaaattcaaggCTACAAAAGGCTGTCTAAAATCATCAGACGCTAAGTTAATGTACAATATTATACCCCACTGACTACAGTACTGTATGTTGAATTTAAAAAGGACACGACTTTTGGGTATGCCCTATGTAGGTATATTTCTTATACAGTTGCTTCCACATCTGCCAGATTATAAGAGTAGATGCCTGATGTGCCCATAATCAAAGTGGCTGAAAACACCTCCCACTTTCAAAGCTTACAGATGGCATAGATGGCAGGCACTGACTTTCCCCAAACACTCCTTTGTACACATACACAAGGACACAGCCACAACTacacacatttccaacatattaTCAGATTAGGGAAAGGCAGTGTATTCCAGCCATTCACATTCTCAGGGTGGAGCAATATCCTTCAAATGTACACTGGATGTGAGTGCGTAGTTGCTTGGATTCTACAGACCAGGTATGCCACATGCTGATCGAATTTTTCTTGTCATTTGGCTTACAGTTGGTGAGGGCCACTTTACAGTAATTATTGTGCAATGTATCATTTTCCCCTGGGTTCAGTAGAACAGGCAATATTGCTTTCTCATATGAAGCTGAAATTTTCCTACTAGTTCAGCTTTTATGTAGCACTCCTTGAAAATAAAAAGTCATATCTAGGTTTCTTGCAGCATTACATCCACCCTGTCTGAGCGAACTCCTTTTCCCCCTCTGGTTTTTAGATTTGTTCCTGACTGATACAGCAGTTTTATGGGCTATCAAAACAATAATTAATCCTCCTCGTCATTACTCATATTTTTGTCGAGCCAGCTGACAAAAGAAATGATGTAGACAGCTGTTCTGGGCTAAATATTCACTGTAGATGAACAACATTGGAACTATCACCAAGCTTTGCAAGAGGTGAATACTGTGAGTTGACACTTATTTCCACAACAGGACAAGTGCACCAACAGTGTGGTGAATCTACCTTGCAATAACCATAGTCTGGCAAGATGTAAGCAATTTTGAATATCACCGGATGGTAAAACAATCCTCTGTTTGCTCCATGTGGTACCCACCTCAGTGACCTTTTGACATGCCTATGTGTGTAGGTTACAATTATAATTAAGCAGGATTAGAGATTAGTTGTGAGAAAATAAATAACTGTGCTGAAGTAAATTCTAGCacttgtattcagaagacatagatcATCTCACAACCCACCAGGAGATGCTGGCATTACACCTGCATATTACTGACATTAATATCTCCTACAAATGAAATGGCTGGCAAAATTTTAGGACAATATTAGCAATGCTTCTTGCAAAGAGGATCTTGGCAAATAAAAACCAAATCTATTGTTATCATTGAGTAACTGCCCTAAGAATTCATACAGCTAGTGTCTGATCTCAGTCCTCACTTATCCCTCACACACAGCAAATAATACAGGTTGCCCATCCAGCTGTCCTTACCCCCAGTGGCAACCAGTCAGATACTGTGCCCTGACAGCATGGGAGTATTGAAACATTTACGAAGTGACTTATGTGAAATACAGCGATCTTTTACAAATAAAAAGTTTCATTCAGTCCACATGTGCTATCAAAACATGAATGTTCCATTGCAGTATAATAGATATTAAACCAATGATAAGCTTTTGTGTTATTACTACAAGGCATTAGTGAGATGACAATTTGAAGGTTTTCACTGTGGAACTTTGTGGTTCCATCACAAAACCATCAATGTTTGCATCACATGTGATTCATGGGATATAGGGTATTTGTACCTGATGCTCCGGAAGTGCCAAGTCTCATTATTTGAACAGTTATTATCTTGTATGTTTTTTCTCCAGTGAGTATGGAGGTGGTTTAGGTTTTAAGTATTTTCTATCTTCTTCTTTTGGGATAAAGTAGAACATCAAGTAACACCCCTATCAGTTGCCACAACCCTCAAGCCATCATCAAATGTGTTCTTGAAGACATTGCTAGTGAAAGTTCCAAAACTGAATATACCAACATGTCCCATTGGAACAACCTTCCCATAACAAAAGTGAATGACACAGCAAATATCCTAGTCTATTGCTGGACAGTCATGGTTCAAGCTGGTAGAATTGTTGCAACACTTATGTTCCTGATTCATATGCAGCTTTCTGATATTTCTCATAGAGTTCTTGTCCTTTAAATGACACAGTGAAATCCCACAACAAAGCTTGTGATATTTGGGACTTATGGCATCATGTTAAGATTGATTACAGGAGCAGTAACACATGCTGTTAACCCTTATGAACTTCAGTTTAATATTATATCTCTTAACTGCATCTTACCATTTTAGTTATTCATAATTTTCCTCAAGAATGTCTTGCCTCATTTCTACCAGCCCTTCTTAATTGCTGTGTAACATCTGAAAAATAACTTACGATAAACAATAACTTACTATAGTGTTGTGAGAACATATGATATTTAGTGTACAATTAAAAAGTCTATCAGCATCTCCACAGCACAATGTCATGATTTCCTAATTTTGTGACGTTTTGGTAACAGCTAAATTATTTGACACGTTTCAGTTGTGTGGCACCCACTTACCATATGAAACATTTATCTTGCCGAAGTGAAGTGTCATGCCTGCCTTAATGAAACTGGGAGGCATACAGTATATAAAACTGCAATGAAAGGATATCTAGGGAGGGTTCACACACTAACATGTGGTTAATGAAGATGGATGGCCGGTCTTTCTAGTAGTAAAGGTGCCAGCCACCACCATACCATATGCTAgggaaattattttgcaattcctgAGGACATACTGCTCTGCTGTATAGTTTAATGATAATGACATccaattgggtaaaatattccagtagCAATATAGCCTCCCAATAAGATCTCTGGGAGGGGGCTACTCTGGTGGATATCATCAGGGGAAAGAAACAGTATCACTATAAGTGAGAGCGTGGAATGTTAAGTCCCTTGATTGATTAGGTGAGTCAGAGAACATGAAATCAGAAATGGATAAGTTGGAAGtttgatatggtgggaattagtgtggTGCATGGGAGGAAGAACAACATTTCTGGTAAAGTGAGTGcagagttatcaacacaaaatgaaataggagtaatgcatgagtagaagtaattataaataataatacagaaatgtaagtaaactattatGAACAGTACTGTTGACTCAGTTCCATAGGTAACACAGATAAAAAGGCAAAACTATCCATAATTGTACAGGCACATATAATTACTAGCTCTGTCAATTATGAAGAACTTAAAAGAATATATAAGCTTGTACCTAgataaaattttgaagtggagCAAGCCTTCAACCATTAGGATTAAAAATAGTGAATTTCACAAAAAGGAGAAACACAGTGCCCTATCACTACACTCATAAATTCTTGAGTGTTGCAATATGTGGAGATACCAACGGAATCATCGCACTGGTTCAGTTGTAGATACAGCAGTCAGTCCATTGCTGGGATACCACGGAAATCCAATGCTTTCAAAACAACTGTGTGACTCACCTCAGAACATTGCTAAAGGGTGTGAGATGTATATCAAATAGATCTAACCAGGGATATTAATCTTTTACTTCACATTGCTTTGCAAGGAACAGATGTAGATCTAGGCATAGCGGTCACACTCATCTGTGAGCATTTACTAGGTGAAAAATGGTAAATGTTTACCATGGATATACACAGTAAATGAGGAATTGAATTATTTCCTAAAAATGATTTTGCAACCTCATGAGTCCAGCCTTCCTATACAACAGGTCAAGTGGCTACTACAGTTCGAACACCAAAAAAGCATAGCCACAATTTGGGATGAAAACATCTTGTGACAGGAAAAAAGAGCTTTACTGAACACAAAGGAAGATCTGATAGTGCACTACAGACGGCATAACAGAATATTTCACTATGCACAGTTTGTTGTCTTCTGAAGTAGTTAGAGCTCTGTCTACCTTGCACAAGATAATTAAGTCCAAGGAGTTATTCTTCCCTTGCTCTTACTTCCACTCAGTATCATGGTTTTTTAGAGAATAAGAATATTAGGAAAATTATTAACACAATTGATAACATTTGTCCTGTAATTTCACTCTAATTCTGTGGTGACAATACTTTCCTTCTATGATCTAAGCACAATTGATCAGTATTCATTTTACTGTCATTGCCAGATAaatcactgtcagttttgctcccAAATCAGCCAAGTTTGCAATGTGTGCATTAAGTCCTTTTGGGGACTTGTGCTGTgttacatttatcaaattcacacATTGGTAATTCTAGGCATCCTTGGTTAGTAGCTTCTCAAGTCACAAAAGATGACTCACCAGTTAAGTCTTCATGACCTTACTAAAGCTGACTACAGCTGCTTTATGAAATTTAAGATCATGATGGTGGCCTGTAAACTGTCAATACAACAAGCTTATGTTTCCCAATCCACATTGCTGACACATGTATTCAAGAGCTGTTCACCCCAACATTCATTAATCTGAAGGGGCTTAAACTTGACTCCAGTTTTTGGGTATATAACCACTCACCCTTTCCTCTTACTCATTCTACATGGTAGGACATTAGCTTGTACCCATCACATTGAATTTCTATGACTTCCATGTCATATTCAATTAGAATAGTTAGCACTATACAGCTGCTGACACttcatctgcactttagtttgctTCTTTTTAATAAAAGAAGTACACTGTTTTTATTAAGGAACCAATACACAAACCAGCTGTTTTATAGAATGTGTTACTAACCCTACttctttgtaatatttttacttaCGAATAATAATGAACAATCAATCATGCTGAACATGAACTCACTTAAGGTGAACACTTGGTTAACACCAGCAAAATATCTGTACCGGCAGTGATGTACATGATATTACACAATGTTTTAATGGTTAACAAATTTCAGTCATcatgaattacaaactgtttttTAGTCTGTTGcatcattacatttttcattaaacCTGAATTGTCAATGGTTTTTCTCTTTTCCTAATGTTTCTCTAGCTGACCTTTATGCATAACATTGCTCAACATTCGCCATCAACAAGGAAAACAAATGTGACACCAACAGTGTGGAAAACTAGATTCCATCAACAAGTGCAATTCCATGTTGAGGTGTGCTTTTATATTCTTTAAACAGGGCCACTATTAGTAACATTGTGTTCCAAGCAGTGAAAGGGCTGTCATGCAACAGGAAGCACAAAGCATAGATCAGCAAGCGAAACTAAATATTCTGCAGGAAGCAGAACATGATGTATTGAAAAACAGCACAACTGGCGGAAAGCTTAGACTCAGCAAATTTAGATTATCCAcactatttaaatgaaaaattcttAATTCTGTTGCACTGGGTTCCAGGTGCAAAGGTGATTTCACAGTGTTATGCATGAAGATGCTGAACATTTACTTTTACAATGGTTCAAGCTGTATGTGCACTCCCAATGTATCTTTAAGTGGAACTATAAttcaatcaacaacaaatgagactgCAGAAAAAAATTTAGACATTCAAAACAGACATCAGGTGTTTTGCTTGTGGACTGTGTAAGTTCCAGAATAGAAGCCTAATTTCATGCTCAGTGATTGGCAATTAAAtgaataaagttgatgaagaaggGGCAAGCATTGGTTGCATGAATTTGACCAAGTGAGAGAAAAGTTTGATATATATTACGCCAGCAATGCAGGCAAAACTAggatttctttacaacttctgccaAGTCAAACCCACAAAATAAAAGTGACATGTGGCATGGTGGGGCCAGCAGTGAACAATGTTTTTAACTTTTGTACTTGTCTGTAATTCATACAAGATAGATGAACAACAATCTTGGGTGATCAGTTAACCTGAGAAAGTGATATGTTTTAAGAACATGAAATTAATgctttaccttgcatctactctcattATTGGAAAGCTTGGATTGACAGTTAATGATAAATGGCTTTTTTGTTTTAATATTAACTAATGAAAATGTTCACTTTTTACTACCAAATATGTTAAGTTGCCTTCTGCCTTTGAGTCAAGGCATTACTGCTGCTATGAAGACATTGTATCACAAGCCATTTGTGCTATCCTTATTGCTGAAAACGAGATGGAAGCATTGGATGCAATATAAGCTGGGTATCAGTTCCATCAGTTTCCTCATAACACTTACAGAACTGTTTTAGGAATGCCTGGAGACATTATGTTGGCAAGTTAGATGGTGACGACAATATCACGTCACCTGACAATGGAAAATTTTGCAAGACATTTAAAATCCTGAACCTGGTGTACAAACATTTCTGTctgaggtgcaaaatacatcagaaGAATGTGAGGAGGACAAGACCATTTTGCCTACCCACCATAAAGTGTTAAATGCCTTGGACACTTTAGAAAGTTTTGCTGCAACATCTGAACAGATCATTAGTTTTACAGACGTTCTTACAGCTGGCCATCTAGTTAGGAagcatttttgtttctttctgtggCAGCACAATGTGTTGAATGTTTGCCATTAGAAAGTTATCTGCAAGTGCAATTTTTCAGGCATTTTTGTTCCTCTCTGTGACAGCACAATGTACTAGACTTAGAACATTAGTTGACTGTATAATTTTTCAGGTTACAGTACAGTATTTAATGTAAGGgctttagttttcatttttgctgtttgttttgttaTTGCAAACCACTGTTATAAATGGGACTGATGTACGTTGTAATATCGTAAAGCTCCTTTTTAATCTTCTGCAGTAATAGAATAGTGGATATAGTAGTGTTTTCTCTGGTAATATGCATAATATTGCTGTAGTCTGTATATACTGTATGCATATACTGCAAATGGTTAATATATAGAAAAATAGAACTCCAAAAACTgaactttttaaaaataacttcTGGTATTTTGATCCCTAGGggttattatttttctttcacatGGAGTAATTAAAAATTTATACTGCTCAAAAAATTCTGCAGTGAATAATAAAAAACGTACCTTAAACTATCAGATGCATTTCTTATTGAGGCTGCCACCTGAAACAATACAAAGAATTACTGGTGATTTAAAATTgatgaaacagtaaataaataaaattgtattaacacCCACTAACATCTGATTGTTCCAAACAATAGTTGGAAATATTATTATCAAAGAGACACAACAAAACTGTAACACTTATTGAAggaaattataagtaaaaattaACACTTCATTTTAGCACTTTGCTTTTAGCTTTATAAATAATTATAAAGACACTgatttatttgaaaacaaatttcctacttgatacttcaaaattaaaagcgtGAAACATCATCCACCTGCCATGCACATACAGTAAGGTGAAGTACcagagaaaaatgtacaaaatcgtccaatttttattgaTGAAACAGGTAAAGAAAAGAACTGAATTGGAAAAAAGTTCTATCTGAACTGCTATTGAACGTATTTTTTTCACATCTGTAGCATTGAATATTATGCCATAC
This sequence is a window from Schistocerca nitens isolate TAMUIC-IGC-003100 chromosome 11, iqSchNite1.1, whole genome shotgun sequence. Protein-coding genes within it:
- the LOC126212648 gene encoding zinc finger and SCAN domain-containing protein 26-like, producing MDSKGTSWLKKEKNEVYAEPGSLVQLHTSTIKVKEELDEQVNQQFLQDPPRIVMPSLRIKQDLELKRDLDGIEHDCLEDNSVISRPNDFIKEDPELNLEVAASIRNASDSLSFIQCAGDSCNVSYQEALHQGLVDDDLEIDTEMSTDVSMSHNYTTLRTSQEDSLCCTSLSCSIREKEFHKFNCSFCLQSFPSKYRLIMHIFIHIDGVQAPAYVCKSCGEVLPTDDSLKEHLRMSEGDQALSAANSEKLQCSDDHENKISLESVREEIVEQTEKQSSSKETRKTLRKSFSDICNTHTVTQVAEKLGCDDYGISCTSDHVNVHTVLSAKRHHKCDVSGKLFTRSGNLKTRLVVGTVEVAASIVHGLHDTEWDVMAKVERVDSHPGQQAEVDVRPLRVGQVAGDGYVGRPLQHVAHSCSRTVSAAGWSPVEGHPVDKWGGPGHQPTAAGSQCPR